Proteins encoded by one window of Streptomyces sp. NBC_01477:
- a CDS encoding decaprenylphospho-beta-D-erythro-pentofuranosid-2-ulose 2-reductase, with product MKDAFGAPQSLLILGGTSEIGLATARRLIARRTRTVFLAGRPSAALESAAESLRTLGALVRTVPFDALDPGSHEDVLGKAFAEGDIDMVLLAFGVLGDQARDEQDPLAAVHVAQVNYTGAVSASLVCAAALQAQGHGSLVVLSSVAGERARRANFIYGSSKAGLDAFCQGLADAMHGSGVHVMTVRPGFVRTRMTAGRPEAPLATTPDAVATAIELGLRRRSGTIWVPGTLRLLMSALRHLPRPVFRRLPT from the coding sequence ATGAAGGACGCCTTCGGCGCGCCGCAGTCCCTGCTGATCCTCGGCGGCACCTCCGAGATCGGCCTGGCGACCGCCCGCCGGCTGATCGCCCGCCGCACCCGCACGGTCTTCCTGGCGGGGCGGCCGTCCGCGGCGCTGGAATCCGCTGCCGAGTCGCTGCGGACGCTGGGCGCGCTGGTCCGCACCGTGCCCTTCGACGCGCTCGACCCCGGTTCGCACGAGGATGTGCTCGGCAAGGCCTTCGCCGAGGGCGACATCGACATGGTGCTGCTGGCCTTCGGGGTGCTCGGCGACCAGGCCCGCGACGAGCAGGATCCGCTGGCCGCCGTGCACGTCGCCCAGGTCAACTACACCGGGGCGGTCTCCGCGTCCCTGGTCTGTGCGGCGGCCCTCCAGGCGCAGGGCCACGGCTCACTGGTGGTGCTGTCCTCGGTCGCCGGCGAGCGGGCCCGCCGGGCCAACTTCATCTACGGCAGCAGCAAAGCGGGCCTGGACGCCTTCTGCCAGGGCCTGGCCGACGCCATGCACGGCTCGGGGGTGCATGTGATGACGGTCAGGCCCGGCTTCGTCCGCACCCGCATGACGGCGGGCCGCCCCGAGGCCCCCCTCGCGACCACACCCGACGCGGTGGCGACCGCCATCGAGCTGGGCCTTCGCCGCAGAAGCGGCACGATCTGGGTCCCGGGCACCCTCCGCCTCCTGATGTCCGCCCTCCGCCACCTCCCCCGCCCCGTTTTCCGCCGCCTCCCCACCTGA
- a CDS encoding FAD-binding oxidoreductase gives MPVPFAVEATSVTGWGRTAPSSAQVLRPGSYEDAVRAVRECGGRGTIARGLGRAYGDAAQNAGGAVLDMTGLDRIHEIDAINGLVVCDAGVSLHRLMEVLLPLGWFVPVTPGTRYVTVGGAIGADIHGKNHHVSGSFSRHVRAVELLTGDGETRLVTPEDEPELFWATAGGMGLTGIVLAATIELLPVQTSLMTVDTERAADLDDLMARLTADDHRYRYSVAWIDLLARGARTGRAVLTRGDHAPLDALPARLREEPLAFRPGRLPAPPRHLPEGLLGRRSVGLFNEFWYRKAPREQRGRLQKLSSFFHPLDGLPEWNRIYGRGGFVQYQFVVGRGEEEALRRIVRRIGSRRCPSFLAVLKRFGDGDPGWLSFPMPGWTLALDIPAALPGLAAFLDELDDEVAAAGGRVYLAKDARLRPDVLARMYPRLDDFRELRTRYDPRGAITSDLARRLGV, from the coding sequence ATGCCCGTACCCTTCGCCGTCGAAGCCACCTCCGTCACCGGCTGGGGCCGCACCGCGCCCAGCTCCGCGCAGGTGCTGCGCCCCGGGTCGTACGAGGACGCGGTGCGGGCGGTGCGCGAGTGCGGCGGGCGCGGGACGATCGCCCGCGGGCTCGGCAGGGCGTACGGGGACGCGGCGCAGAATGCCGGCGGCGCGGTGCTGGACATGACGGGCCTGGACCGGATCCACGAGATCGACGCGATCAACGGGCTGGTGGTGTGCGACGCGGGGGTCTCGCTGCACCGGCTGATGGAAGTGCTGCTGCCGCTCGGCTGGTTCGTACCGGTCACCCCCGGCACCCGCTATGTCACCGTCGGCGGGGCGATCGGCGCCGACATCCACGGCAAGAACCACCATGTCTCGGGCTCCTTCTCCCGCCACGTCCGCGCCGTCGAACTGCTCACCGGCGACGGCGAGACCCGGCTGGTCACCCCGGAGGACGAGCCGGAGCTGTTCTGGGCGACGGCCGGCGGCATGGGCCTGACCGGCATCGTGCTGGCCGCCACGATCGAACTGCTGCCGGTGCAGACCTCGCTGATGACGGTGGACACCGAGCGGGCCGCCGACCTGGACGACCTGATGGCCCGGCTCACCGCCGACGACCACCGCTACCGCTATTCGGTGGCCTGGATCGACCTGCTCGCCCGCGGCGCCAGGACCGGCAGGGCGGTGCTGACCCGCGGCGACCACGCCCCGCTCGACGCGCTGCCCGCCCGGCTGCGCGAGGAGCCGCTGGCCTTCCGCCCCGGGCGGCTGCCCGCGCCCCCGCGCCACCTGCCCGAGGGCCTGCTCGGGCGGCGCAGCGTGGGCCTGTTCAACGAGTTCTGGTACCGCAAGGCCCCGCGCGAGCAGCGCGGCAGGCTGCAGAAGCTCTCGTCCTTCTTCCACCCGCTGGACGGCCTGCCCGAGTGGAACCGGATCTACGGCCGCGGCGGCTTCGTGCAGTACCAGTTCGTCGTCGGCCGCGGCGAGGAAGAAGCGCTGCGCCGGATCGTCCGGCGGATCGGCTCGCGCCGCTGCCCGTCCTTCCTGGCGGTGCTCAAGCGCTTCGGCGACGGCGATCCGGGCTGGCTGTCCTTCCCGATGCCCGGCTGGACCCTCGCCCTGGACATCCCGGCCGCGCTGCCGGGCCTGGCCGCCTTCCTCGACGAGCTGGACGACGAGGTCGCCGCCGCGGGCGGCCGGGTCTATCTGGCCAAGGACGCGCGGCTGCGCCCCGACGTGCTGGCCCGGATGTATCCGCGGCTGGACGACTTCCGCGAGCTGCGCACCCGCTACGACCCGCGCGGCGCCATCACCTCCGACCTCGCCCGCAGGCTGGGCGTATGA
- a CDS encoding 2'-5' RNA ligase family protein: protein METTTTIGVSIAVPEPYGRLLQERRAGFGDPAAYGIPTHVTLLPPTEVGCTELPPLRRHLAQVAAEGRSFPMRLRGTDTFRPLSPVVYVRLAEGAGGCAELQEKVRSGPVARELQFPYHPHVTVAHGIAEAAMDRAQRELADFTADWTATGFALYEQGGDGVWRKMREYPFGKEPPAVPHQHPTPAPRETTLH, encoded by the coding sequence ATGGAGACCACCACAACGATCGGCGTGTCCATCGCGGTCCCGGAGCCGTACGGACGGCTGCTCCAGGAGCGCCGTGCGGGCTTCGGCGACCCGGCCGCGTACGGCATCCCCACCCATGTGACGCTGCTGCCGCCCACCGAGGTCGGCTGCACCGAGCTGCCGCCGCTGCGCCGCCACCTGGCCCAGGTCGCGGCGGAGGGGCGCTCCTTCCCGATGCGGCTGCGCGGCACCGACACCTTCCGGCCGCTGTCCCCGGTCGTCTACGTGCGCCTGGCCGAGGGCGCCGGGGGCTGCGCCGAACTGCAGGAGAAGGTCAGGTCGGGCCCGGTCGCCCGCGAGCTGCAATTCCCGTATCACCCGCACGTCACGGTCGCCCACGGTATCGCCGAGGCCGCCATGGACCGCGCCCAGCGCGAACTGGCCGACTTCACAGCCGACTGGACCGCCACCGGTTTCGCCCTCTACGAGCAGGGCGGCGACGGGGTGTGGCGCAAGATGCGTGAATACCCTTTCGGCAAGGAGCCCCCCGCCGTCCCCCACCAGCACCCCACCCCGGCGCCCCGTGAGACGACCCTGCACTGA
- the rocD gene encoding ornithine--oxo-acid transaminase encodes MSAAEGSPSATDRQIAAAEAHSAHNYHPLPVVIAEAEGAWVTDVEGRRYVDMLAGYSALNFGHAHPRLIAAAKAQLDRVTLTSRAFHHDRFAQFCTELAELCGMEMVLPMNTGAEAVETAVKTARKWGYQVKGVPDGRAKIVVADGNFHGRTTTIISFSTDPEARADFGPYTPGFEVVPYGDLDALDAAVDADTVAVLLEPIQGEAGVLVPPPGYLAGVRRITGERGTLFIADEIQSGLGRTGRTFACEHEGVVPDMYVLGKALGGGVVPVSAVVSSRDVLGVFRPGEHGSTFGGNPLACAVGLEVIAMLRTGEYQRRAADLGDHLHRELGSLLAAGTLTAVRGRGLWAGLDIPPALGTGRTVSEALLRRGVLAKDTHTATIRLAPPLVISKDDLDWSLDQLRAALRG; translated from the coding sequence ATTTCCGCTGCCGAAGGCAGTCCCTCCGCCACCGACCGGCAGATCGCTGCCGCCGAGGCGCACAGCGCGCACAACTACCACCCGCTGCCCGTGGTGATCGCCGAGGCCGAGGGCGCCTGGGTGACCGACGTCGAGGGCCGCCGCTACGTCGACATGCTCGCCGGCTACTCCGCGCTGAACTTCGGTCACGCCCACCCCCGGCTGATCGCCGCGGCCAAGGCCCAGCTCGACCGGGTCACCCTCACGTCGCGGGCCTTCCACCACGACCGCTTCGCGCAGTTCTGTACGGAGCTGGCGGAGCTGTGCGGCATGGAGATGGTACTGCCGATGAACACCGGCGCCGAGGCGGTGGAGACCGCCGTGAAGACCGCCCGCAAGTGGGGCTACCAGGTCAAGGGCGTGCCCGACGGGCGGGCGAAGATCGTCGTCGCCGACGGCAACTTCCACGGCCGCACCACGACGATCATCAGCTTCTCGACCGACCCCGAGGCGCGCGCCGACTTCGGCCCGTACACGCCCGGCTTCGAGGTCGTCCCCTACGGCGACCTCGACGCGCTCGACGCGGCGGTCGACGCGGACACCGTCGCGGTGCTGCTGGAGCCGATCCAGGGCGAGGCGGGCGTCCTGGTGCCGCCGCCGGGCTACCTCGCCGGGGTGCGCCGGATCACCGGCGAGCGCGGCACGCTCTTCATCGCCGACGAGATCCAGTCGGGCCTGGGCCGCACCGGCCGCACCTTCGCGTGCGAGCACGAGGGCGTCGTGCCCGACATGTACGTGCTCGGCAAGGCGCTCGGCGGCGGGGTCGTCCCGGTCTCCGCGGTCGTGTCGTCCCGGGACGTGCTCGGTGTCTTCCGCCCCGGCGAACACGGCTCCACCTTCGGCGGCAACCCGCTGGCCTGCGCGGTCGGGCTGGAAGTCATCGCGATGCTGCGCACCGGCGAATACCAGCGGCGGGCCGCGGACCTCGGCGACCACCTGCACCGCGAGCTGGGCTCCCTGCTGGCGGCCGGCACCCTGACCGCGGTCCGCGGCCGCGGCCTGTGGGCGGGCCTGGACATCCCGCCGGCGCTGGGCACCGGCCGCACCGTCTCAGAGGCGCTGCTCAGGCGCGGTGTGCTGGCCAAGGACACCCACACCGCCACGATCCGGCTGGCGCCGCCGCTGGTCATCTCCAAGGACGACCTCGACTGGTCCCTCGACCAGCTGCGTGCCGCCCTGCGCGGGTAG
- the trpS gene encoding tryptophan--tRNA ligase — MASDRPRALSGIQPTAGSFHLGNYLGAVRQYVALQESHDAFYMVVDLHAITVPQDPAELRANTRLAAAQLLAAGLDPERCTLFIQSHVPEHAQLGWVMNCITGFGEASRMTQFKDKSAKQGADRATVGLFTYPILQVADILLYQADAVPVGEDQRQHIELTRDLAERFNSRYGPTFTVPAPHIVREVAKIYDLQDPTAKMSKSAASAKGLVNLLDDPKVSAKKFRSAVTDTDTVIRYDETEKPGVSNLLTIHSALTGTGIPELEQQYEGKGYGALKTDLADIFVEWVTPFHERTREYLGDPETLDSLLAKGAEKARAVAAETLASAYDRMGLVPAKH, encoded by the coding sequence ATGGCCTCAGATCGTCCCCGCGCCCTCTCGGGCATCCAGCCCACCGCCGGTTCCTTCCACCTGGGGAATTACCTCGGTGCGGTCCGGCAGTACGTGGCGCTCCAGGAGTCGCACGACGCGTTCTACATGGTCGTGGACCTGCACGCGATCACCGTCCCGCAGGACCCGGCGGAACTGCGCGCGAACACCCGGCTCGCCGCCGCCCAGCTGCTGGCGGCCGGGCTCGACCCGGAGCGCTGCACGCTCTTCATCCAGAGCCATGTGCCCGAGCACGCCCAGCTCGGCTGGGTCATGAACTGCATCACCGGATTCGGCGAGGCCTCCCGGATGACGCAGTTCAAGGACAAGTCCGCCAAGCAGGGCGCCGACCGCGCCACGGTGGGCCTGTTCACGTACCCGATCCTCCAGGTCGCCGACATCCTGCTCTACCAGGCGGACGCCGTCCCGGTCGGCGAGGACCAGCGCCAGCACATCGAGCTGACCCGCGACCTGGCCGAGCGCTTCAACAGCCGCTACGGGCCGACCTTCACCGTCCCGGCGCCGCACATTGTGCGGGAGGTCGCCAAGATCTACGACCTCCAGGACCCGACCGCGAAGATGAGCAAATCCGCGGCCTCCGCCAAGGGCCTGGTCAATCTGCTGGACGACCCGAAGGTCTCGGCGAAGAAATTCCGCAGCGCGGTCACCGACACCGACACGGTCATCCGGTACGACGAAACGGAAAAGCCGGGCGTCAGTAATCTGCTCACCATTCACTCCGCTCTCACCGGTACCGGAATTCCGGAACTGGAACAGCAGTACGAGGGCAAGGGCTACGGTGCGCTCAAGACCGACCTCGCGGACATCTTCGTGGAGTGGGTCACACCGTTCCACGAACGTACGAGGGAGTATCTGGGAGACCCGGAAACCCTGGACTCCCTGCTGGCCAAGGGCGCGGAGAAGGCGAGGGCCGTCGCGGCGGAAACCCTGGCGTCGGCATACGACCGCATGGGCCTGGTGCCGGCCAAGCACTGA